One part of the Pseudemcibacter aquimaris genome encodes these proteins:
- a CDS encoding 4-(cytidine 5'-diphospho)-2-C-methyl-D-erythritol kinase yields MLAPAKINLDLLITGRREDGYHLLDSLVVFTEFGDELYIEKSDSLSLDITGPFSNGLTVNEDNLVLRAAKLIAEEAKIQPNFKFHLVKNLPVSSGIGGGSSDAAAAIKLIIELFNLEISDERLNEIGLKLGADIPVCLLGQTSHMSGIGEKLVPFDIKDDLYLLLVNPSISVSTPEIFKEYKIENHEFDKERHFSKNEVHLPFILDALNNSHNSLQSAAVSKKSVIQDVISAIDTTEGLLLSRMSGSGATCFGIYSSEKDCHNAYELIIKEKNNWWVKSTKVI; encoded by the coding sequence GTGCTGGCACCCGCAAAAATCAATTTAGACTTGTTAATCACCGGAAGACGGGAAGATGGCTATCATCTTTTGGATAGTCTTGTGGTTTTTACGGAATTTGGTGATGAGTTATATATTGAAAAGTCGGATAGTCTTTCATTAGACATAACAGGACCTTTTTCAAATGGGTTAACAGTAAATGAAGATAATCTTGTTTTAAGGGCAGCGAAATTGATTGCCGAAGAAGCAAAAATTCAACCGAATTTTAAATTCCATCTTGTTAAAAATCTTCCGGTTTCATCAGGGATCGGCGGCGGTTCTAGTGATGCTGCGGCCGCGATCAAACTCATAATTGAATTATTTAATCTCGAGATTTCAGATGAACGATTGAATGAAATTGGATTAAAACTTGGTGCGGATATACCGGTTTGTTTATTGGGACAAACGTCACACATGAGTGGCATTGGTGAAAAATTGGTGCCCTTTGATATTAAAGATGATCTTTATTTATTGCTTGTTAATCCAAGTATATCGGTTTCTACGCCTGAAATTTTTAAAGAATACAAAATTGAAAATCATGAATTTGATAAAGAAAGACATTTTTCGAAAAATGAGGTTCATTTACCATTCATATTAGATGCATTAAATAACAGCCATAATTCATTGCAAAGCGCTGCGGTTAGTAAAAAGTCTGTCATTCAAGATGTGATTTCAGCGATTGATACAACCGAAGGATTGCTACTAAGTAGAATGAGCGGAAGCGGGGCAACTTGCTTCGGTATATATTCTTCAGAAAAAGACTGTCACAATGCGTATGAATTGATTATAAAAGAAAAAAATAATTGGTGGGTTAAATCGACTAAGGTTATTTAA
- a CDS encoding HAD family hydrolase, giving the protein MLNKKPSAILFDLDGTVADTALDLSATLNHILKKNSRDEIEDHLIRNMVGQGAKALIMKGFSHTGDAPDENWLEELFHEYLDYYLNHISDKTVLFPGILEMLDILKGQNIPLAICTNKNIQLTHALLDDFNIKHYFDAVTCGDSFSYKKPDPRHLFSTCELMNADPNEAIMVGDSINDILAGNSAGMLTVGVTFGYTETPVTELGPDIVIEHFDEMIDAINAHKR; this is encoded by the coding sequence ATGCTTAATAAAAAACCAAGTGCCATTCTTTTCGATCTTGATGGAACAGTTGCTGACACTGCACTTGATCTATCGGCCACATTAAATCACATTCTGAAGAAAAACAGCCGCGATGAAATCGAAGATCACCTAATCAGAAACATGGTTGGTCAAGGGGCAAAAGCATTGATCATGAAAGGCTTTAGCCATACCGGCGACGCGCCAGATGAAAATTGGCTTGAAGAATTATTTCATGAATATCTTGATTATTACTTAAATCACATTTCTGATAAAACAGTATTGTTCCCCGGTATTTTGGAAATGCTTGATATTTTAAAAGGGCAGAATATACCACTTGCGATCTGCACAAATAAAAACATCCAGCTAACCCATGCCTTACTCGATGATTTTAACATCAAACATTATTTTGATGCCGTGACGTGCGGTGATAGCTTTTCTTATAAAAAACCGGATCCAAGACATCTATTTTCCACATGCGAATTAATGAATGCTGATCCGAATGAAGCGATTATGGTTGGCGATAGCATTAATGACATATTAGCCGGTAACTCTGCAGGCATGCTTACCGTTGGTGTTACATTTGGTTATACTGAAACGCCGGTTACAGAGCTGGGGCCTGATATTGTTATCGAGCATTTTGATGAAATGATTGATGCAATCAATGCTCATAAAAGATAA
- a CDS encoding YjbH domain-containing protein, which produces MHKTLKYALLSSCFLPSLSNYAYAEDDGTRGVYGGAGLLEMRNARFASDGEISIGAGLIDSDKTYYANWQATPWFETTLRYTDLDNAHIDKALDIKLRILDEGDIRPAIAIGLQDLLGNGLSSGEYIVASKRISNFDITAGFGFGNLAHRAKINNIFKIFGDRFNNREFVDNGSEKLRFDDYFSGDRMGFFWGVEYNTPIKKLTAKVEYSTFDKSKTDGFEDYISKTAFNFGFNYKAKEWLEIGGGLLHGNQLSLNLTLKQNLHKPMKLGFAEGQRPDEIRTREISNSPTSSRDFKDYNDQDIIFERLNRLGFTVEKLEVNQDHLYLTLFKSGEEQVSKLMLFGALLEKYPAITLRFSDRSENRVTIYRSDTPGQRSLETFKNSSLYQREQNAGSENATLLNNEVLAGLSKRNLKPHSVEIIGNEATIVKGVGPYTELPKNIGRVGRYLTISMPDNIERYNIVTQNDGVTVSNVSVLRKDIENLAGYNGSPEEALANARFKEPNHVSAKQVKSIEYGIFPEVISHFGSTKDDHFKADVNLRAFIGFNVTQSLKLYAEGKQHLIGDLDLIPDTQSTNVPHVRSDIGKYSAEATTAIRRLNVEYTSNPLKNIYARVTAGHLEDMYSGISGEFLYSPYNASISLGIDINYVKQRDYDQLFSMRNYETVTGHANLYYINKKYDITTKLSAGRYLAKDWGATLDVAREFDNGITIGAFATVTDMSEQDFGEGSFDKGLYMVVPFDFFWFKQSREKTRFNFRRLGKNGGQKLDRNNPLFETITYGQEYKVRRDWQKFIE; this is translated from the coding sequence TTGCATAAAACACTTAAATATGCCCTTTTGAGCTCATGCTTTTTACCCTCTCTTTCAAATTATGCATATGCAGAAGATGATGGAACACGTGGTGTTTATGGCGGTGCAGGTTTGCTTGAAATGAGAAATGCGCGCTTTGCGTCTGATGGTGAAATTTCCATTGGTGCAGGGTTAATTGATAGTGACAAAACCTATTATGCAAATTGGCAGGCAACCCCATGGTTTGAAACAACGTTACGATACACCGATCTTGATAATGCTCACATTGATAAAGCACTTGATATTAAGCTTAGAATTCTTGATGAAGGTGATATTAGACCGGCAATAGCCATTGGCCTACAAGACTTACTTGGCAATGGATTAAGTAGTGGTGAATATATTGTTGCTAGCAAAAGAATTTCAAATTTTGATATTACCGCCGGATTTGGTTTTGGAAATCTCGCGCACCGGGCAAAAATAAATAATATTTTTAAAATATTCGGTGACAGGTTTAATAACAGAGAGTTTGTGGATAATGGTTCAGAAAAACTGCGGTTCGATGATTATTTTTCCGGTGACCGGATGGGTTTTTTCTGGGGGGTAGAATATAATACACCGATAAAAAAATTAACTGCAAAAGTTGAATATTCCACGTTTGATAAATCCAAAACAGATGGTTTCGAAGATTATATTAGCAAAACGGCCTTTAATTTCGGCTTTAATTATAAGGCGAAAGAATGGCTTGAAATCGGTGGCGGTTTATTACATGGAAATCAGCTTTCCTTAAATCTGACCTTAAAACAAAATCTTCATAAACCAATGAAATTGGGTTTTGCTGAGGGACAACGCCCAGATGAAATCCGCACACGTGAAATTAGCAATTCACCAACGTCATCAAGAGATTTTAAAGATTATAATGATCAGGATATTATTTTTGAACGCTTAAACCGCCTTGGGTTTACGGTTGAAAAGCTTGAAGTTAATCAAGATCATTTATATTTAACGTTGTTTAAATCCGGTGAAGAGCAAGTTTCCAAACTAATGCTATTTGGCGCTCTCTTGGAAAAATATCCTGCCATCACATTAAGGTTTAGTGATCGTTCAGAAAATAGAGTGACGATTTATAGAAGTGACACACCTGGACAGCGTTCACTAGAAACATTTAAGAACAGCAGCCTTTATCAAAGAGAGCAGAATGCTGGTTCAGAAAATGCTACCCTCTTAAATAATGAAGTTTTAGCGGGACTTTCTAAACGCAATTTAAAACCCCACTCGGTAGAAATTATTGGTAATGAAGCTACAATTGTAAAAGGTGTGGGGCCATATACTGAACTTCCGAAAAATATTGGCCGCGTAGGGCGTTATCTAACGATATCAATGCCAGATAATATCGAAAGATATAATATCGTAACTCAAAATGACGGGGTAACGGTTTCCAATGTTTCTGTATTAAGAAAAGATATCGAAAATCTTGCTGGATATAATGGAAGCCCAGAAGAGGCGTTAGCAAACGCTCGCTTTAAAGAGCCAAACCATGTTTCTGCTAAGCAAGTCAAAAGCATTGAATATGGAATTTTTCCAGAAGTTATTTCCCATTTCGGCTCAACAAAAGATGATCATTTTAAAGCAGACGTAAATCTTAGAGCCTTTATTGGCTTTAATGTAACGCAGTCATTAAAATTATATGCAGAAGGAAAGCAGCATTTAATCGGTGATCTAGATCTAATTCCTGATACGCAGAGCACGAATGTCCCGCACGTTCGCAGTGACATTGGCAAATATTCAGCAGAGGCAACAACAGCCATCAGGCGATTGAATGTTGAATATACATCTAATCCATTAAAGAATATTTATGCTCGTGTAACAGCGGGTCATTTGGAAGATATGTATAGTGGTATCAGTGGAGAGTTTTTATATAGTCCCTATAATGCCAGCATTTCTTTAGGTATAGATATTAATTATGTAAAACAGCGTGATTATGACCAGTTATTTTCGATGAGAAATTATGAAACGGTCACTGGGCACGCGAACCTTTATTATATCAATAAGAAATATGATATTACGACAAAACTAAGTGCGGGGCGTTACCTTGCAAAAGACTGGGGTGCGACACTAGATGTCGCGAGAGAGTTTGATAATGGAATTACCATTGGTGCTTTTGCAACTGTAACCGATATGTCAGAGCAGGATTTTGGCGAAGGCAGTTTTGATAAAGGGTTATATATGGTTGTTCCATTTGATTTCTTCTGGTTCAAGCAAAGCCGTGAAAAAACAAGGTTTAATTTCAGAAGACTTGGTAAAAACGGCGGGCAAAAACTTGATCGCAATAATCCATTATTTGAAACGATTACATATGGTCAGGAATATAAAGTACGCCGGGATTGGCAGAAATTTATCGAATAG
- a CDS encoding SLBB domain-containing protein: MSNILAYGRNIALILIGYLLLLSNVFAQSLDQNIFDQIRQQTGASNQTTRIQSPLDQLRAQDYMDKLNQQLMERRAQGPSVIEQGYNARQTNLGGENATVSQFGYNIFDRLPMPDEMITGAVPDSYVIGVGDQFVISFKGSKEEVVQTQVDREGRLIIPTLQPLLAANMTFGALKDEIKKQVSESLIGTEVYLSLATLRQISVLVVGEVYNPSIVRTTSLSSPIEVLLHVGGVKKTGSLRNITLQRGDERIPIDLYDILDGINPSIINLKDGDRIIVPTIGSTVAIGGNVIRPAIYELPDGKKIISSSEALDLAGGPIRPKGNAYTHIRYNDSGRQLYEKMDLNGNISNGEMVIVNLFDNSEEGRVTLLGHVKTPGIRSVSEYSNVKDLLGSVKNLGENPHLLFGVIIRTDQVTNTRQFLSFNVHGVLYNQENVDLVDEDKVIIFGRNEIEFLSSDIVRSVIYNNEYDQFEFLQDGAVNNYYCKPVDRLARLIASSKSNRFATATRAVYVGSEGVSNGLGVDNNSLSRTDVLNNMELESLQDRRIETISGISDFTNADIIRNAELEAQMEEDRRFRVNNFCPAIYVDEENLLPFVLEHIISVEGAIRLPGVLPISPDTRVDLVMSTVGGPSNDADLSKIEISRLSIDEVDNSRRLDWDYVDASINDLSTVKLNPGGGMRVSSLYTNFEDGAVLLTGEVMEPGVYTIRKGEKLSSLIRRAGGLTAQAYPYGAIFTRERVKNMQRAEMKQTADRLQSAMVSAFVKKNIDANGVVAVQRMVAEMAEQDFLGRVVIEADPVILSLDPVKDIVLEAGDSLYMPKRPNFIVTVGDVLNPSALQFIPGKGLESYLQEVGGFTQSADEDRVFVVYPNGVSKPISLASWGGDRNLSLPPGSAIVVPTDLSPYDGITLISEIGDIFRNLAVSAASIAVLVRN; the protein is encoded by the coding sequence ATGTCCAATATTCTTGCATATGGAAGAAATATCGCTCTCATTTTAATTGGCTATTTGTTGCTTTTAAGCAATGTTTTTGCACAATCTTTAGATCAAAATATATTTGATCAGATTAGACAGCAAACAGGTGCCAGCAATCAGACGACTAGAATTCAATCGCCGTTAGACCAGTTACGTGCGCAAGATTATATGGATAAACTTAATCAGCAATTGATGGAGCGCCGGGCACAAGGCCCTTCTGTTATTGAACAAGGGTATAATGCTCGCCAAACTAATTTAGGTGGCGAGAATGCAACTGTTTCCCAATTTGGTTATAATATTTTTGACAGACTTCCAATGCCGGATGAAATGATAACTGGTGCCGTGCCAGATAGTTATGTTATTGGCGTTGGTGATCAGTTTGTTATCAGTTTTAAAGGTTCAAAAGAAGAGGTAGTCCAAACGCAGGTTGACCGTGAAGGTCGTTTGATTATTCCAACCTTGCAGCCATTGTTGGCTGCTAATATGACTTTTGGTGCCTTAAAAGATGAAATTAAAAAGCAAGTTTCTGAAAGTCTTATTGGCACAGAAGTATATTTGTCACTGGCAACATTAAGACAGATTTCTGTTCTTGTTGTTGGCGAGGTATATAACCCGTCGATTGTCAGAACAACCAGTCTTTCTAGTCCAATTGAAGTGTTATTACATGTTGGTGGTGTTAAAAAGACAGGATCATTAAGAAATATTACCTTGCAGCGCGGTGATGAAAGAATACCAATTGATTTATATGATATACTTGATGGTATTAATCCTTCTATCATAAACCTTAAGGATGGCGACCGCATTATTGTGCCGACAATTGGCTCGACAGTCGCAATTGGCGGTAATGTAATTCGTCCGGCGATTTATGAACTTCCGGACGGAAAAAAAATTATTTCATCTAGTGAAGCTCTTGATCTTGCGGGTGGTCCAATCAGACCAAAAGGCAATGCATATACTCATATCAGGTATAACGATAGCGGACGCCAACTTTATGAAAAAATGGATCTGAATGGTAACATTTCAAATGGTGAGATGGTTATTGTCAACCTGTTTGATAATTCAGAAGAAGGGCGGGTGACGCTTCTAGGACATGTTAAAACGCCTGGTATTCGCTCAGTATCAGAATATTCAAATGTTAAAGATTTACTAGGGTCTGTTAAAAATCTTGGCGAAAACCCGCATCTTTTATTTGGCGTAATTATTCGCACTGATCAAGTTACCAATACACGACAATTCCTATCGTTTAATGTGCATGGGGTTCTTTATAATCAGGAAAATGTCGATCTTGTTGATGAAGATAAGGTGATAATCTTTGGCCGAAATGAAATTGAATTCCTGTCTTCGGATATTGTTCGCTCTGTAATTTATAATAATGAATATGATCAGTTTGAGTTCTTGCAAGATGGTGCTGTAAATAATTATTATTGTAAACCGGTTGACCGTTTAGCTAGGCTGATAGCTTCTTCAAAATCTAATCGTTTCGCAACTGCCACAAGAGCGGTTTATGTTGGAAGCGAAGGTGTTTCTAACGGTTTGGGCGTTGATAATAATTCCCTCTCAAGAACAGATGTTCTTAACAATATGGAACTTGAAAGTCTTCAGGATAGAAGAATTGAAACCATTTCCGGAATTTCGGATTTCACCAATGCGGATATTATTCGTAATGCTGAACTCGAAGCGCAGATGGAAGAAGATCGCCGTTTTAGAGTAAATAATTTTTGTCCAGCAATATATGTGGATGAAGAAAATCTACTACCGTTTGTTTTAGAACATATTATCTCTGTAGAAGGCGCGATCAGACTTCCTGGTGTTTTACCGATTAGCCCAGATACACGTGTTGACCTGGTGATGTCCACGGTTGGCGGGCCATCAAATGACGCGGATCTTTCCAAAATTGAAATCAGCAGACTTTCAATTGACGAAGTTGATAACAGCAGGCGTCTTGATTGGGATTATGTTGATGCCTCGATTAATGATTTAAGCACGGTCAAATTAAACCCAGGCGGCGGTATGCGTGTTAGTAGTCTTTATACCAATTTTGAAGATGGCGCAGTACTTTTAACCGGTGAAGTGATGGAACCGGGAGTTTACACCATTAGAAAAGGTGAAAAATTATCTTCTCTTATCCGCCGTGCAGGTGGGCTTACAGCACAAGCATATCCATATGGCGCAATATTTACCCGTGAACGTGTGAAAAATATGCAACGCGCAGAAATGAAACAAACAGCGGACAGACTTCAATCTGCGATGGTTTCTGCATTCGTAAAAAAGAATATTGATGCTAACGGTGTTGTTGCGGTGCAGCGTATGGTCGCGGAAATGGCCGAACAAGATTTTCTTGGCCGTGTGGTGATTGAAGCCGATCCTGTTATTCTCTCATTAGATCCAGTAAAGGATATTGTTCTTGAGGCTGGAGATTCTCTTTATATGCCGAAGCGTCCAAACTTTATTGTGACGGTTGGCGACGTATTAAACCCAAGTGCGCTTCAGTTTATTCCTGGTAAAGGATTAGAAAGTTACCTTCAGGAAGTTGGTGGCTTTACACAATCGGCTGACGAAGACCGCGTCTTTGTCGTATATCCGAATGGCGTTTCCAAGCCAATTAGCCTTGCTTCTTGGGGCGGTGATAGAAATCTAAGTCTGCCGCCGGGGTCTGCTATTGTCGTTCCGACGGACCTAAGTCCGTATGACGGTATTACATTGATTAGTGAAATTGGTGATATTTTCAGAAATCTTGCCGTTTCTGCCGCATCCATTGCCGTACTTGTCAGAAATTAA
- a CDS encoding sensor histidine kinase, whose product MMLTRKIKALPYLIPFFVAISYLHYDGSIDLLSVIILVATALFSLFFLSKSSSRRNPETLIEYENSPSIFVDILENLADPFLILDENKLIIMANKSATEVFGADILRQDVSDYLKDAEALNAITKAIETGSSNTIEYATPGPKSKTFLLRIHVLENESDDDMDPIRTLFLGIYDITSVREAERMRVDFVANVSHELRTPLASILGFVETLMGPAKEDPVAAERFLTIMRNEANRMTRLIEDLLSLSHIERDVHIPPEEKVSLVKTIENVIETLNIRLDKREITTVFNFDPDLDVIIADRDQLTQVFQNLIDNAIKYGSEKSTITVGIAKVVDVKDQKEYAQIEITNEGQGIAPEHIERLTERFYRVDTARSRSLGGTGLGLAIVKHIIQRHEGNLHFRSKVGEYTTAIVNLPVQRN is encoded by the coding sequence ATGATGTTAACTAGAAAAATTAAAGCACTTCCCTATCTTATTCCGTTTTTTGTTGCGATATCCTATTTACATTATGATGGCAGCATAGATCTTCTTTCGGTGATTATACTTGTTGCAACAGCTTTATTTTCTCTTTTCTTTTTAAGTAAGAGTTCTTCCAGAAGAAATCCGGAAACATTGATCGAATATGAAAATTCACCATCAATTTTCGTTGATATTCTTGAAAACCTGGCCGATCCATTTTTAATTCTTGATGAAAATAAACTGATTATCATGGCGAATAAATCCGCGACCGAAGTTTTTGGTGCAGATATATTAAGGCAGGATGTATCCGATTACTTAAAAGATGCAGAAGCCCTAAATGCTATTACTAAAGCCATCGAAACCGGCAGCTCCAACACCATTGAGTATGCAACGCCAGGGCCAAAATCGAAAACATTCCTGTTAAGAATTCACGTACTGGAAAATGAATCTGATGATGATATGGATCCAATCAGAACATTATTCCTTGGAATTTATGACATCACAAGCGTACGAGAAGCAGAAAGAATGCGTGTCGACTTTGTTGCAAACGTAAGCCATGAATTAAGAACACCACTTGCCTCTATTCTTGGGTTTGTTGAAACATTGATGGGACCAGCAAAAGAAGATCCTGTTGCAGCAGAACGCTTCCTTACCATCATGCGCAATGAAGCCAATAGGATGACACGACTGATTGAAGACTTGTTATCCCTTAGCCATATTGAACGTGACGTTCATATTCCACCAGAAGAAAAAGTATCCCTGGTAAAAACCATTGAAAATGTGATCGAGACGCTCAACATCCGTCTTGATAAACGAGAAATTACAACCGTTTTTAATTTTGACCCTGACCTTGATGTAATTATTGCTGATCGCGATCAACTGACACAAGTGTTTCAAAACCTGATTGATAATGCCATTAAATATGGCAGTGAAAAATCAACTATAACTGTTGGCATCGCAAAAGTGGTCGATGTAAAAGACCAAAAAGAATACGCACAAATTGAAATCACAAACGAAGGACAAGGTATCGCCCCTGAACATATCGAACGTTTAACTGAACGCTTTTACCGTGTTGATACAGCAAGATCACGCAGTCTTGGCGGCACTGGTCTTGGCCTTGCAATTGTTAAACATATCATCCAACGACACGAAGGAAACCTTCACTTCCGCAGCAAAGTTGGTGAATATACGACGGCCATCGTTAACCTACCTGTTCAAAGAAATTAA
- a CDS encoding tetratricopeptide repeat protein, giving the protein MKNKIAIFLAALIAIIPTYLTAQEFQIDDSDRPFGEYLTARHALFNHQYDVAAENYLHAVRLDPENVELLQFSMNVFVAAGRFEDALDNANKLRELNEENDVSNLIHFFDLVRNKNYEEALPTIDGLASTGIMNLVKPIFKSWIYAEQGNFEEISKIAESYEGEDGSFNFFNFFQMGLIYEYIGELEKAESYYSRGLAERGLTNLRAVEAYSKILRKLGKLEEAELALNQYIETAPGNENLKSELDALHNNEASTPLVSSLEEGYAELFYTVATILMQDNVKGIATNFLQYALVFKTEFPLAHFMQAQIFESDEYYNGAADQLARIKNDSPLYFQSKLQRAWLFDEMDRSEETIAALREIEKEYPNNREVLNSIAEFYRLHERFAEAIPAYTKVIETIENETERDWIVYYTRGIVFDQEKRWPEAESDFKKALQLRPEQPMVLNYLAYSWVDQGVNYELAKKMLIRAVELRPNDGYIVDSLGWALYKMGDEEEAVEVLERAAQLQTQDWAINDHLGDAYWTVGRKNEARFQWRHALSLSPDESDAEVIKSKIENGYVKPDF; this is encoded by the coding sequence ATGAAAAATAAAATTGCCATATTTTTAGCGGCTCTGATCGCTATTATTCCGACATACTTAACTGCACAGGAATTTCAAATTGATGATTCTGATCGTCCGTTTGGTGAATATTTAACCGCGCGTCATGCACTTTTTAATCATCAATATGATGTTGCCGCGGAAAATTACTTGCATGCGGTAAGGCTTGATCCGGAAAATGTTGAGCTACTTCAATTTTCTATGAATGTGTTTGTTGCTGCGGGTAGGTTTGAAGATGCGCTTGATAATGCCAATAAATTACGTGAATTAAACGAAGAAAACGATGTTTCGAATTTAATTCATTTTTTTGATCTTGTTAGAAATAAAAATTATGAGGAAGCGCTGCCAACGATTGATGGTCTTGCAAGTACGGGTATCATGAATTTGGTGAAGCCAATTTTTAAAAGCTGGATTTATGCAGAGCAGGGCAATTTTGAAGAAATCTCGAAAATCGCCGAAAGTTATGAAGGAGAAGATGGCAGTTTTAACTTCTTTAATTTCTTTCAGATGGGCTTAATTTATGAATATATCGGTGAACTGGAAAAAGCGGAAAGCTATTATTCACGTGGCCTAGCGGAACGAGGGTTAACGAACCTTCGTGCGGTTGAGGCATACTCAAAAATCTTAAGAAAACTTGGTAAATTGGAAGAGGCAGAACTAGCCCTTAATCAATATATTGAAACAGCGCCAGGTAATGAAAATCTAAAATCAGAACTTGATGCCTTGCACAACAATGAAGCTTCCACACCTTTGGTTAGTTCATTAGAAGAAGGTTATGCTGAATTATTTTATACCGTCGCGACAATTCTAATGCAGGATAATGTAAAAGGAATAGCTACGAACTTCTTGCAATATGCACTTGTATTTAAAACGGAATTTCCGCTTGCTCATTTTATGCAGGCGCAGATTTTTGAAAGCGATGAATATTATAATGGGGCGGCGGATCAGCTCGCTCGTATTAAAAATGATAGCCCGCTTTATTTTCAATCAAAGTTACAGCGTGCGTGGCTATTTGATGAAATGGACCGTTCTGAAGAAACGATTGCTGCGCTTCGTGAAATTGAAAAAGAATATCCAAACAATCGCGAAGTGTTAAATTCAATAGCAGAGTTTTACCGCCTTCATGAACGATTTGCAGAAGCCATTCCTGCCTATACAAAAGTGATAGAAACAATTGAAAATGAAACTGAACGTGATTGGATTGTTTATTATACGCGCGGTATTGTTTTTGATCAGGAAAAACGTTGGCCGGAAGCGGAGAGTGATTTTAAAAAAGCGCTTCAGTTAAGGCCCGAACAGCCAATGGTATTAAATTACCTTGCTTATTCATGGGTGGATCAGGGCGTTAATTATGAACTTGCCAAAAAAATGCTAATCCGGGCCGTGGAGCTTCGCCCCAATGATGGATATATCGTGGATAGTCTTGGTTGGGCGCTTTATAAAATGGGTGATGAGGAGGAAGCCGTTGAAGTTTTAGAACGTGCGGCGCAACTTCAAACGCAGGATTGGGCAATTAATGATCATTTAGGCGATGCATATTGGACAGTTGGCCGTAAAAACGAGGCTCGTTTTCAATGGCGACACGCGCTTTCGTTGTCTCCCGATGAAAGTGATGCGGAAGTTATTAAGTCCAAAATTGAAAATGGTTATGTAAAACCGGACTTTTAA
- the phoB gene encoding phosphate regulon transcriptional regulator PhoB, which yields MTAKILIIEDDPSITELIRYNLEQEGYSAHIEMDGEEGLLSATAELPDLILLDWMLPNLSGIEICRRLRRDKNTQNIPIIMLTARSEETDKIRGLDTGADDYVSKPFSPKELIARVKAILRRIRPALSEQTLEYAGIIMDLSYRKIMRDGEPIHLGPTEFNILKFFMENPRRVFSREQLLDMVWGNDIYVESRTVDVHIRRLRKALNVNGKQNIIRTVRSAGYSLDEDT from the coding sequence ATGACAGCTAAAATACTTATTATTGAAGATGATCCTAGCATCACTGAACTTATCAGATACAACCTTGAGCAAGAAGGATATTCTGCTCATATTGAAATGGATGGTGAAGAAGGATTACTCAGTGCAACAGCAGAACTTCCTGATCTAATTTTATTGGACTGGATGCTTCCTAACCTTTCAGGCATTGAAATTTGCCGCCGTTTAAGACGCGACAAAAACACGCAAAATATTCCGATTATCATGCTTACGGCAAGAAGCGAAGAAACAGATAAAATTCGCGGACTTGATACTGGTGCGGATGATTATGTATCCAAACCATTTTCCCCGAAAGAATTAATCGCACGCGTTAAGGCAATCCTCCGTCGCATAAGACCTGCTTTAAGTGAACAGACGCTTGAATATGCAGGTATTATTATGGATCTTTCCTATAGAAAGATTATGCGTGATGGTGAACCGATTCATCTGGGCCCTACAGAATTTAATATTTTAAAGTTTTTCATGGAAAACCCACGCCGCGTGTTTTCACGTGAACAGCTGCTTGATATGGTTTGGGGTAATGATATTTATGTAGAATCAAGAACGGTTGACGTGCATATCAGACGCCTTAGAAAAGCATTGAACGTTAATGGAAAACAAAACATTATCAGAACGGTTCGTTCTGCTGGATACTCTCTAGACGAAGATACTTAA